In Leisingera sp. NJS204, the following are encoded in one genomic region:
- the gatB gene encoding Asp-tRNA(Asn)/Glu-tRNA(Gln) amidotransferase subunit GatB — MLDLTYELPKPKVIAGAKHDWELVIGMEVHAQVSSKSKLFSGASTKFGAEPNSNVAFVDAAMPGMLPVINEYCIEQAVRTGLGLKADINLWSAFDRKNYFYPDLPQGYQISQLYHPIVGEGEVLVELGDGTARNVRVERIHMEQDAGKSIHDMDPNMSFVDLNRTGVCLMEIVSRPDIRGPEEAAAYIAKLRQIMQYLGTCDGNMQNGNLRADVNVSVCLPGQYEKYQETQDFDHLGTRCEIKNMNSMRFIQQAIEVEARRQIAIIEAGGKIDQETRLYDPDKGETRSMRSKEEAHDYRYFPDPDLLPLEIEQAWVDDIAANLPELPDEKKARFIKDFGLSDYDASVLTAEVEAAAYFEETANGRNGKLAANWVINELFGRLKKEDHAISDSPVSPAQLGGIIDLISSDAISGKIAKDLFEIVYTEGGDPAQIVEERGMKQVTDTGAIETALDEIIAANPAQVEKAKVNPKLAGWFVGQVMKATGGKANPAAVNKLVAQKLGG; from the coding sequence ATGCTCGACCTGACATATGAACTCCCCAAGCCCAAGGTGATCGCGGGCGCCAAGCATGACTGGGAACTGGTCATCGGCATGGAGGTGCATGCCCAGGTCAGCTCCAAGTCCAAGCTGTTCTCCGGCGCCTCCACCAAATTCGGCGCCGAGCCGAACTCCAATGTGGCCTTTGTGGACGCAGCAATGCCCGGCATGCTGCCCGTGATCAACGAATACTGCATTGAACAGGCGGTGCGCACCGGGCTGGGCCTGAAGGCGGATATCAACCTGTGGTCGGCCTTTGACCGCAAGAATTACTTCTACCCCGACCTGCCGCAGGGCTACCAGATTTCACAGCTCTACCACCCCATTGTGGGTGAGGGCGAAGTGCTGGTGGAACTGGGCGACGGCACCGCACGCAACGTGCGGGTCGAGCGCATCCACATGGAGCAGGACGCGGGCAAATCGATCCACGACATGGATCCCAACATGTCCTTTGTCGACCTGAACCGGACCGGCGTCTGCCTGATGGAGATCGTGTCGCGCCCCGACATCCGCGGGCCGGAAGAAGCCGCCGCCTATATCGCCAAGCTGCGCCAGATCATGCAGTATCTGGGCACCTGCGACGGCAACATGCAGAACGGTAATCTGCGCGCCGACGTGAACGTTTCGGTCTGCTTGCCGGGCCAGTACGAGAAGTACCAGGAAACCCAGGATTTCGATCATCTCGGCACCCGCTGCGAGATCAAGAACATGAACTCCATGCGCTTCATCCAGCAGGCCATCGAAGTCGAGGCCCGCCGCCAGATCGCCATCATCGAAGCGGGTGGCAAGATCGACCAGGAAACCCGCCTGTATGATCCGGACAAGGGCGAAACCCGCTCCATGCGGTCCAAGGAAGAAGCGCATGATTACCGCTATTTCCCCGACCCCGACCTGCTGCCGCTGGAGATCGAACAAGCCTGGGTCGATGACATCGCCGCCAATCTGCCGGAACTGCCGGACGAGAAAAAGGCGCGTTTCATCAAAGACTTCGGACTTAGCGACTATGACGCCTCGGTGCTGACCGCCGAGGTCGAGGCCGCGGCCTACTTTGAAGAAACCGCCAATGGCCGCAACGGCAAGCTGGCTGCCAACTGGGTGATCAACGAACTGTTCGGCCGCCTTAAGAAAGAAGATCACGCCATCAGCGATTCGCCGGTTTCCCCGGCGCAGCTCGGCGGTATCATTGATCTGATTTCCTCGGACGCCATCTCGGGCAAGATCGCCAAGGACCTGTTCGAGATCGTCTATACCGAAGGTGGCGACCCTGCGCAGATCGTCGAAGAGCGCGGCATGAAGCAGGTGACCGACACCGGCGCCATCGAAACCGCCCTGGACGAAATCATCGCCGCCAACCCGGCGCAGGTGGAAAAGGCCAAGGTGAACCCGAAACTGGCAGGCTGGTTTGTCGGCCAGGTGATGAAAGCCACCGGCGGCAAGGCCAACCCGGCTGCCGTGAACAAGCTGGTGGCCCAGAAACTGGGCGGCTGA
- the cobS gene encoding cobaltochelatase subunit CobS, with protein MTDGFVDMDAKPTETVSVRDVFGIDTDMTVKGFAETSDRVPAVDPTYKFDPETTLAILAGFSHNRRVMIQGYHGTGKSTHIEQVAARLNWPSVRVNLDSHISRIDLIGKDAIKLRDGKQVTEFHEGILPWALRNPVAIVFDEYDAGRADVMFVIQRVLEHDGKLTLLDQNEIITPNPFFRLFATANTVGLGDTTGLYHGTQQINQAQMDRWSLVSTLNYLSHDAEAAIILSKAPHYNTAEGRKTISQMVTVADLTRTAFMNGDLSTVMSPRTVINWAQNVEIFRNVGYAFRLSFLNKCDELERQTVAEFYQRCFDEELPESAASVSLG; from the coding sequence ATGACCGACGGCTTTGTGGATATGGATGCGAAACCGACCGAAACAGTTTCGGTGCGCGATGTGTTCGGGATCGACACCGACATGACCGTCAAGGGCTTTGCCGAGACCTCGGACCGGGTGCCGGCCGTGGACCCCACCTACAAGTTTGATCCGGAAACCACGCTGGCCATCCTGGCAGGTTTCAGCCACAACCGCCGGGTGATGATCCAGGGCTATCACGGCACCGGCAAATCGACCCACATCGAACAGGTCGCGGCGCGCCTGAACTGGCCTTCCGTGCGGGTGAACCTCGACAGCCACATCAGCCGGATCGACCTCATCGGCAAGGATGCGATCAAGCTGCGCGACGGCAAGCAGGTCACTGAATTCCACGAAGGCATCCTGCCCTGGGCGCTGCGCAACCCGGTTGCGATTGTGTTCGACGAATATGACGCAGGCCGCGCCGACGTGATGTTTGTGATCCAGCGGGTGCTGGAGCATGACGGCAAGCTGACCCTTCTGGACCAGAACGAGATCATCACTCCGAACCCGTTCTTCCGCCTGTTTGCGACTGCCAACACCGTTGGCCTGGGCGACACCACGGGCCTGTACCACGGCACCCAGCAGATCAACCAGGCCCAGATGGACCGCTGGTCGCTGGTTTCGACCCTGAACTACCTGAGCCATGATGCCGAGGCCGCAATCATCCTGTCCAAGGCTCCGCATTACAACACCGCCGAAGGCCGCAAGACCATCAGCCAGATGGTCACCGTTGCCGACCTCACCCGCACCGCCTTCATGAACGGCGATCTGTCGACCGTGATGTCGCCGCGGACCGTGATCAACTGGGCCCAAAACGTCGAGATCTTCCGTAACGTGGGCTATGCCTTCCGTCTGTCGTTCCTGAACAAATGCGACGAGCTGGAGCGCCAGACCGTGGCCGAGTTCTACCAGCGCTGCTTTGACGAAGAGCTGCCGGAAAGCGCCGCGAGCGTTTCGCTGGGCTAA
- a CDS encoding aminopeptidase P family protein: MFQTFDVTARPEQGPPRLAALRRELAAENLDGFLVPRADAHQGEYVAPRDDRLAWLTGFTGSAGFCAALTDIAGVFIDGRYRTQVKRQVAADFTPVPWPEVQLAGWLKAQLPEGGKIGFDPWLHAAGQITALTQDLKGSGITLTQCGNLVDRIWQDQPAPPMQPVAAHPLDYAGESAAEKCARLAKDLHGAGQAAAVITLPDSIMWLLNIRGADVARNPVAHGFAILHSDARVDLFMAADKLAGLQDHFGSTVTLHPPEAFLKAAAALNGSVAADAGTLPQIVADALGSRMVPAGDPCALPKARKNAAEIAGSAAAHLRDGAAIVEMLAWLDAQLPGTITEIGAVTKLEALRREDQALRDISFETIAGTGENGAVMHYRVTEETDTRLEDGHLLVLDSGGQYLDGTTDITRTIAIGTPGAEERDAYTRVLQGMIAMSRLRWPKGLAGRDIECIGRMPLWLAGQDFNHGLGHGVGAYLSVHEGPQRLARTSHVPLEPGMILSNEPGYYREGAFGIRIENLLVVEQAPALDTSDAEREMLSWRTLTFAPIDRRLVNTAMLSAAEKDWLDSYHQEVSAKTGPLLSPAAKAWLDAATAPL, translated from the coding sequence ATGTTCCAGACATTCGATGTGACCGCCCGCCCGGAACAGGGCCCGCCCCGGCTGGCGGCCCTGCGCAGGGAGCTGGCAGCCGAAAATCTGGATGGTTTCCTGGTGCCCCGAGCCGACGCCCATCAGGGCGAATACGTGGCGCCGCGGGATGACCGGCTTGCCTGGCTCACCGGTTTCACCGGCTCGGCCGGCTTCTGTGCCGCCCTCACGGACATTGCCGGTGTATTTATCGACGGACGCTACCGCACCCAGGTGAAACGCCAGGTGGCCGCGGATTTCACGCCGGTGCCCTGGCCCGAGGTGCAGCTGGCCGGCTGGTTGAAGGCACAGCTTCCCGAAGGCGGCAAGATCGGATTTGACCCCTGGCTGCATGCAGCGGGCCAGATCACCGCGCTGACCCAGGATCTGAAGGGCAGCGGCATCACCCTGACACAATGCGGCAACCTGGTGGACCGGATCTGGCAGGACCAGCCCGCACCGCCGATGCAACCTGTTGCCGCGCACCCTCTTGATTACGCGGGCGAAAGCGCTGCTGAGAAATGCGCGCGGCTGGCCAAGGACCTGCACGGTGCAGGCCAGGCGGCGGCGGTCATTACCCTGCCCGACAGCATCATGTGGCTGCTGAACATCCGCGGCGCCGATGTGGCCCGCAACCCGGTGGCACACGGCTTTGCCATCCTGCACAGCGACGCGCGGGTGGATTTGTTCATGGCCGCGGACAAGCTGGCAGGACTGCAGGATCATTTTGGCAGCACCGTCACCCTGCACCCGCCCGAAGCGTTCCTCAAGGCCGCAGCGGCGCTCAACGGCTCCGTCGCCGCAGACGCCGGAACCCTGCCGCAGATCGTGGCGGACGCGTTAGGCAGCCGGATGGTGCCCGCAGGCGATCCCTGCGCCCTGCCCAAGGCGCGCAAAAACGCAGCCGAGATTGCAGGCAGCGCCGCCGCCCATCTGCGCGATGGCGCGGCAATTGTCGAAATGCTGGCCTGGCTCGACGCGCAGCTCCCTGGCACCATCACCGAAATCGGCGCGGTCACGAAACTGGAAGCGCTGCGCCGTGAAGACCAAGCTCTGCGCGACATCAGTTTCGAGACCATTGCAGGCACCGGAGAGAACGGCGCGGTGATGCACTACCGGGTGACCGAAGAAACCGACACGCGGCTGGAAGACGGGCATCTTTTGGTGCTGGACAGCGGCGGCCAGTATCTCGACGGCACCACCGACATCACCCGCACCATCGCCATCGGCACCCCCGGAGCCGAGGAACGCGACGCCTATACCCGCGTGCTGCAGGGCATGATCGCCATGTCCCGCCTGCGCTGGCCCAAGGGGCTGGCAGGCCGCGATATCGAATGCATCGGCCGGATGCCGCTGTGGCTGGCAGGCCAGGATTTCAACCACGGTCTTGGCCATGGCGTCGGCGCCTACCTCAGCGTGCATGAAGGCCCGCAGCGGCTGGCACGCACCAGCCACGTGCCGCTGGAACCCGGCATGATCCTGTCAAACGAGCCGGGGTATTACCGCGAAGGCGCCTTTGGCATCCGGATCGAGAACCTTCTGGTTGTTGAACAGGCCCCGGCCCTTGACACCAGCGACGCCGAGCGCGAAATGCTGTCCTGGCGCACGCTCACCTTTGCCCCCATTGACCGGCGGCTGGTGAACACCGCGATGCTGTCAGCCGCCGAGAAAGACTGGCTCGACAGCTATCACCAAGAGGTTTCGGCAAAGACCGGACCGCTGCTCAGCCCCGCCGCAAAGGCGTGGCTTGATGCCGCAACCGCCCCCTTGTGA
- a CDS encoding DUF4177 domain-containing protein — translation MQAYEYKVVPAPAKGTKAKGVKTPEARFANSVESLLNEMAAGGWEFQRAELLPSEERSGLTGSTTNWRNVMVFRRALAADQPAELPAPGRKEPAAPSVEFRHSEPHTPPLTAAAGDPEAPPEATQVPGPGAARMQSDDGVEELSPVAGMTAALKKRAEQKGDGED, via the coding sequence ATGCAAGCCTACGAATACAAAGTTGTCCCCGCCCCGGCCAAGGGCACCAAGGCGAAAGGGGTCAAGACTCCGGAGGCGCGCTTTGCCAATTCGGTTGAGAGTCTGCTGAATGAGATGGCTGCCGGCGGCTGGGAATTCCAGCGCGCCGAACTGCTGCCAAGCGAGGAGCGGTCCGGCCTTACAGGCTCCACCACCAACTGGCGCAATGTGATGGTTTTCCGCCGGGCGCTGGCCGCGGATCAGCCGGCAGAATTGCCGGCACCAGGCCGCAAGGAACCCGCTGCCCCCTCAGTCGAGTTCCGCCATTCCGAGCCGCACACACCGCCGCTCACCGCGGCGGCCGGCGATCCGGAGGCGCCGCCAGAGGCAACCCAGGTGCCCGGTCCGGGCGCCGCCAGGATGCAGTCGGATGATGGTGTCGAGGAACTCAGTCCGGTTGCCGGCATGACTGCCGCGCTGAAGAAACGCGCCGAACAGAAAGGCGACGGGGAGGACTGA
- a CDS encoding DnaJ domain-containing protein: MSKSDPFGFDMSIRSAKKKNPRGRRAATGASETSVRQCDKDGCEEAGKFRAPKAPDVLDDFYWFCQEHVREYNNGWNFFEGTTEAELNAQQSKDKVWERETKPMGDPEARAWARLGIEDPHQVLGVNATQNPGRAAKAGRRLPPTERRAIEILEAKDDWTKADIRKAYKKLIKVLHPDINGGDRSQEEQLQEVMWAWDQIKDSKSFK; encoded by the coding sequence ATGAGCAAGTCCGATCCCTTTGGCTTTGATATGTCCATCCGCTCAGCCAAAAAGAAAAATCCGCGCGGACGCCGGGCCGCCACCGGCGCGTCCGAGACCTCCGTCCGCCAATGCGACAAGGACGGTTGCGAAGAAGCCGGTAAGTTCCGCGCGCCCAAGGCGCCGGATGTTCTGGATGATTTCTACTGGTTCTGCCAGGAGCACGTGCGCGAATACAACAACGGCTGGAACTTCTTTGAAGGCACCACCGAGGCCGAGCTGAACGCGCAGCAGTCCAAGGACAAGGTCTGGGAGCGCGAGACCAAGCCGATGGGCGACCCCGAGGCCCGCGCCTGGGCCCGTCTCGGCATTGAGGACCCGCATCAGGTGCTGGGCGTCAATGCGACGCAGAACCCGGGCCGGGCTGCCAAGGCGGGCCGCCGCCTGCCGCCCACCGAGCGCCGCGCGATCGAGATCCTGGAAGCCAAGGACGACTGGACCAAGGCCGATATCCGCAAGGCCTACAAGAAGCTGATCAAGGTGCTGCACCCCGACATCAACGGCGGCGACCGCAGCCAGGAAGAGCAGCTGCAAGAAGTCATGTGGGCCTGGGACCAGATCAAGGACAGCAAAAGCTTCAAATAG
- a CDS encoding BolA family protein, whose translation MNVKKEMEAALQAAFAPSALEVVNESHKHAGHAGDDGSGESHFAVMIRAGAFEGMNRVAQHRAVHKALGGIVPRIHALALDIGV comes from the coding sequence ATGAACGTGAAGAAAGAGATGGAAGCAGCGCTGCAGGCGGCCTTTGCCCCCAGCGCGCTGGAGGTGGTGAACGAAAGCCATAAACATGCAGGCCATGCAGGCGACGATGGCTCGGGCGAGAGCCATTTTGCAGTGATGATCCGCGCCGGAGCGTTCGAGGGTATGAACCGGGTGGCGCAGCACCGCGCCGTGCATAAGGCGCTGGGGGGTATTGTGCCGCGCATTCACGCACTGGCGCTGGATATCGGGGTCTAG
- the cobT gene encoding cobaltochelatase subunit CobT — MKKPKDNPADPFKKALAEATKVMANDPELSVSYTVDPSGLSGDSMRLPQVSRRMSREEVLLARGTADALALRHKFHDDATHAKYTPQGEMARDLYEAMETARCEAMGARHMPGTASNIDVKIRNESIRRGYDQMKSSSEAPLAASAGYLIRHLATGRPLPEGASNIMELWRGFIESQAGGTLENLDETIADQAAFAKLARQVISDLGYGDQLGDDPDELDDDANDDAEDNAEEQDDPDSTGQDDSEDEQADASPEQSQEQQQDESQAQVSMDEMADDEFAEDTEMPDGEAPLEPPAPPPASEADPDYKVFQDANDEEIAAEDLAEPAELERLRAYLDQQLEPLKGAVSRLANKLQRRLQAQQNRSWEFDLEEGTLDAGRLARVVANPTTPLSFKREKDTEFRDTVVTLLLDNSGSMRGRPISIAAICADVLARTLERCNVKVEVLGFTTRAWKGGLAREGWLNEGRPQQPGRLNDLRHIIYKGADAPMRRTRTNLGLMMKEGLLKENIDGEALEWAHRRMTARQEARKILMVISDGAPVDDSTLSVNPANYLEKHLRDVIAMVEKRKQVELLAIGIGHDVTRYYERAVTITDVEQLAGAMTEQLAALFDSDPRARARVMGIKRAS; from the coding sequence ATGAAAAAGCCCAAAGACAACCCAGCCGATCCGTTCAAAAAGGCGCTGGCCGAAGCCACCAAGGTGATGGCCAACGACCCGGAACTGTCCGTCAGTTATACCGTTGACCCGTCAGGCTTGTCGGGTGATTCAATGCGGCTGCCGCAGGTCTCGCGCCGGATGTCCCGCGAAGAGGTTCTGCTGGCCCGCGGCACCGCCGACGCGCTGGCGCTGCGCCACAAATTCCACGACGACGCCACCCACGCCAAATATACTCCGCAGGGCGAAATGGCCCGCGACCTCTATGAGGCGATGGAAACCGCCCGCTGCGAGGCGATGGGCGCGCGCCACATGCCCGGCACCGCCTCTAACATCGACGTCAAGATCCGCAATGAGTCGATCCGCCGCGGCTATGATCAGATGAAGTCGTCTTCCGAGGCGCCGCTGGCCGCCTCAGCCGGCTATCTGATCCGCCATCTGGCCACTGGCCGCCCGCTGCCCGAAGGCGCCTCCAACATCATGGAGCTGTGGCGCGGTTTCATCGAATCCCAGGCTGGCGGCACGCTGGAAAACCTGGACGAGACGATTGCCGACCAGGCAGCATTCGCCAAACTGGCGCGGCAGGTGATTTCCGACCTCGGCTATGGTGACCAGTTGGGTGATGACCCGGATGAGCTGGACGACGACGCAAATGACGATGCTGAGGACAACGCCGAAGAGCAGGACGATCCGGACAGCACCGGCCAGGACGACAGCGAGGACGAACAGGCCGACGCCAGCCCCGAGCAATCCCAGGAACAGCAGCAGGACGAGAGCCAGGCCCAGGTCTCGATGGACGAGATGGCGGATGACGAGTTCGCCGAGGACACCGAAATGCCCGACGGCGAAGCGCCGCTGGAGCCGCCTGCCCCGCCGCCCGCATCCGAGGCCGATCCGGACTATAAGGTGTTTCAGGACGCCAATGATGAGGAAATTGCCGCCGAGGACCTGGCCGAGCCTGCCGAACTGGAACGCCTGCGCGCCTACCTCGACCAGCAGCTGGAGCCGCTGAAGGGCGCAGTTTCGCGCCTTGCCAACAAGCTGCAGCGCCGCCTGCAGGCGCAGCAGAACCGGTCATGGGAGTTTGATCTGGAGGAGGGCACGCTGGATGCCGGCCGCCTGGCCCGTGTCGTCGCCAACCCGACAACACCGCTCAGCTTCAAGCGCGAGAAGGACACTGAATTCCGCGACACCGTGGTGACGCTGCTGCTGGACAACTCCGGCTCGATGCGCGGCCGTCCGATCTCAATCGCGGCGATCTGCGCTGATGTGCTGGCGCGCACGCTTGAACGCTGCAACGTGAAGGTCGAAGTCCTTGGCTTCACCACCCGTGCCTGGAAAGGCGGGCTGGCGCGCGAGGGCTGGCTGAACGAGGGCCGCCCGCAGCAACCCGGCCGCCTCAACGATTTGCGCCACATCATCTACAAGGGCGCCGATGCGCCGATGCGCCGGACCCGCACCAATCTGGGCCTGATGATGAAAGAGGGCCTGTTGAAAGAAAACATCGACGGCGAGGCGCTGGAATGGGCGCACCGGCGGATGACGGCCCGGCAGGAGGCACGCAAGATCCTGATGGTGATCTCCGACGGCGCGCCGGTGGACGATTCGACGCTCTCTGTGAACCCGGCGAACTATCTGGAAAAGCACCTGCGCGACGTGATCGCCATGGTGGAGAAACGCAAACAGGTGGAGCTGCTGGCGATCGGCATCGGCCATGATGTGACCCGTTACTATGAACGCGCGGTCACGATCACCGACGTGGAGCAGCTGGCCGGCGCAATGACCGAGCAGCTGGCGGCGCTGTTCGACAGCGACCCGCGCGCCCGCGCCCGGGTGATGGGCATCAAACGCGCCAGCTGA